One segment of Arthrobacter sp. MMS18-M83 DNA contains the following:
- a CDS encoding alkaline phosphatase family protein translates to MTPPSYASVSFGSFGVATRTPAWETVQHAQELSSKGMVTVTASGLSAVEHIVVLMLENRSFDHMLGYLYADSGNVSPTGEPFDGLTGTESCPGTDGSPVTVYRLTPSTADVYFMPGADPGEGYQATNDQLYGSAGAPEAGAASSMTGFVTNYAGAIKDNLAKGWHVVPGTTEQMIMGCYTPQALPVLSTMAEGFAVCDAWFASAPTMTMPNRAFACAGTSQGHLDDKAKRFTVPSIFGHLGRHGIPWKIYGETESPLTKLDFDDTRHAPASNIGLFTDFQADAAAGKLPAYAFLEPSWSATGNSEHPNYNVALGEQFLLDAYRAVHDGPDWDSTLLIVTYDEHGGCYDHVAPPWGATPPDNAPGEFGFDFTRFGPRVPTVLISPLIPRGTVFRAPGSVPLDHTSILATVERRWNLPALTRRDAAAPDVGGALRLTVPRTDDPLADVRAPAPPPTTRALAAQTSHLQQLHDELLAQP, encoded by the coding sequence GTGACGCCTCCCAGCTACGCCTCCGTTTCCTTCGGCTCTTTCGGCGTAGCCACGAGGACCCCGGCGTGGGAGACTGTTCAGCACGCGCAGGAGCTCTCTTCGAAGGGGATGGTCACCGTGACGGCAAGTGGTCTCAGCGCCGTCGAGCACATCGTCGTACTGATGCTCGAGAACCGCTCATTCGACCATATGCTCGGATACCTCTATGCCGACTCCGGCAATGTATCCCCCACCGGCGAGCCGTTTGACGGCCTCACAGGCACCGAGTCCTGCCCGGGCACCGACGGCAGTCCGGTCACCGTCTATCGGTTGACTCCGTCGACCGCCGACGTCTACTTCATGCCGGGCGCCGACCCGGGAGAGGGATACCAGGCAACCAACGACCAGCTCTATGGCAGCGCCGGCGCGCCGGAAGCCGGGGCTGCCTCCTCGATGACTGGTTTCGTGACCAACTATGCGGGCGCCATCAAGGACAACCTGGCCAAGGGTTGGCATGTGGTACCGGGAACGACCGAGCAAATGATCATGGGCTGCTACACCCCGCAGGCGCTGCCTGTGCTGTCTACGATGGCGGAGGGATTCGCCGTCTGCGACGCCTGGTTCGCATCAGCTCCCACCATGACGATGCCCAACCGGGCCTTCGCGTGCGCCGGCACCAGCCAAGGACACCTGGATGACAAGGCCAAGCGATTCACCGTCCCGAGCATATTCGGGCACTTGGGCCGTCATGGCATCCCGTGGAAAATCTACGGCGAAACAGAGTCTCCACTGACCAAGCTGGACTTCGACGACACGCGGCATGCTCCGGCGTCGAACATTGGCCTGTTTACCGATTTCCAGGCCGACGCGGCAGCCGGGAAGCTCCCCGCCTACGCTTTCCTTGAGCCGTCATGGTCCGCGACCGGCAACAGCGAACACCCCAACTACAACGTCGCCCTCGGCGAGCAGTTCTTGCTCGACGCTTATCGTGCAGTCCACGATGGGCCGGACTGGGACTCCACCCTGCTGATCGTCACGTATGACGAGCACGGCGGCTGCTACGACCACGTCGCCCCGCCGTGGGGCGCGACGCCACCGGACAACGCGCCGGGGGAATTCGGTTTCGATTTCACGCGTTTCGGGCCGCGGGTGCCAACGGTACTGATCAGTCCACTTATCCCACGTGGCACCGTCTTTCGGGCTCCCGGTTCGGTCCCGCTCGATCACACCAGCATCCTCGCGACCGTCGAACGTCGTTGGAATCTACCAGCACTCACTCGCCGTGACGCAGCGGCACCGGACGTCGGCGGGGCCTTGAGGCTCACCGTCCCCCGCACTGACGATCCCCTCGCGGACGTTCGGGCACCCGCTCCCCCTCCGACCACGCGAGCGTTGGCAGCTCAAACGTCCCACTTGCAGCAGTTGCACGACGAACTCCTCGCGCAACCGTAG